A genomic stretch from Asterias rubens chromosome 19, eAstRub1.3, whole genome shotgun sequence includes:
- the LOC117303086 gene encoding uncharacterized protein LOC117303086, with translation MQSLSSQMSQQDQQLTKLAEWWQSYSQAIAAYTNQTPQPTSQSSTQPPNAASSTSSNSAAAAAQYYGTGGVSSSMLATSGNNPAAPPANQYADFYAQMEKYYAACGNYSQGQSSGSFNSGSYCQQSGSSGGTHYSSSSSSQQQSSGSYSASWRGSGRSNERGRGWGRGRGSFSRGGRQWIDHWTPSGQGQDTLKANPEDVFDWWVGPTTNESTVGSAGGHFSSRDDRGSHSRQHDVHRDDHRQQHDIRKDDHHTDRYRNIRDSDRSRWSPHSGKSPKARWEDDRNIRGGPNTNKTRSSLPEHPSHTPPKRIPESISFRNASAHMPTNVESLVQQQIQLMMSPLLAKSAPTIPPRQFTVPPTIRDKQTEQTQTDTHAASSREHFNSRGVKGEQKRDSTEAGLKATTERSSRSRSRSPVRPKFEDDEEDEASNDGEKKIKKDPKSDQEVVAERSREQKEVLEDTMDTAINAKPNRPTTLAEDVSCQSPDSSNKEHPTNTGLEGYDSSKKYGEEYIREVTAFQCFLCGRRFWQQDEVEHHCRSQGHFTNYQKCKLNLDDDDDDDEDDK, from the exons ATGCAGTCTTTATCGTCGCAGATGTCACAACAGGACCAACAATTGACGAAACTAGCAG AATGGTGGCAGTCCTACAGTCAAGCAATTGCTGCTTATACTAACCAGACCCCACAGCCCACATCCCAGTCTAGTACCCAACCTCCTAATGCAGCATCATCTACAAGCAGCAACTCGGCAGCTGCAGCTGCTCAGTATTATGGTACAGGTGGTGTGTCGTCCTCCATGCTTGCTACATCAGGGAATAACCCGGCAGCACCACCGGCAAACCAGTACGCAGACTTTTATGCCCAAATGGAAAAGTACTACGCTGCCTGCGGCAATTACTCCCAGGGGCAGAGTTCAGGGTCCTTCAACAGCGGGAGTTACTGTCAGCAGTCGGGTAGCAGCGGTGGTACACACTATTCATCTAGCTCCTCTAGTCAGCAACAGAGTAGCGGATCATATTCTGCAAGTTGGCGGGGATCGGGACGGAGCAATGAACGTGGAAGGGGATGGGGTCGTGGCAGAGGTAGCTTCAGCCGAGGTGGGAGGCAGTGGATAGATCACTGGACTCCAAGTGGACAGGGTCAAGACACACTGAAAGCAAACCCAGAAGATGTCTTTGACTGGTGGGTGGGTCCAACCACAAATGAGTCAACCGTTGGCTCTGCTGGGGGTCATTTCAGTAGTAGGGATGACCGGGGTAGCCATTCTCGTCAGCACGATGTTCATCGTGACGATCATCGCCAGCAGCATGATATACGCAAAGATGACCATCACACTGATAGATACAGAAACATAAGAGACAGTGATCGATCAAGATGGAGCCCCCACAGTGGTAAATCACCCAAAGCCAGATGGGAAGATGACCGAAATATACGTGGTGGTCCGAACACTAACAAAACTCGCTCCTCACTTCCAGAACACCCGAGCCATACTCCTCCAAAACGTATCCCCGAATCCATAAGCTTTAGGAATGCCAGCGCACACATGCCCACCAATGTAGAAAGTCTTGTACAACAACAAATACAGCTCATGATGTCACCCCTTCTCGCTAAGTCTGCTCCCACCATACCTCCAAGACAGTTTACTGTTCCTCCAACGATCAGAGATAAGCAAACAGAACAGACTCAAACTGATACGCACGCTGCTAGCAGTAGGGAACACTTCAACTCCAGGGGAGTAAAGGGGGAGCAGAAAAGAGACAGTACTGAGGCAGGTTTGAAAGCGACAACGGAAAGGTCATCAAGGTCAAGGTCAAGGTCACCAGTGAGGCCAAAATTTGAG GATGACGAGGAAGATGAGGCAAGTAATGATGGAGAGAAGAAGATCAAGAAAGATCCAAAGAGTGATCAGGAGGTGGTGGCAGAGCGCAGCAGAGAGCAAAAGGAGGTCCTTGAAGATACAATGGATACAGCCATAAATG CCAAGCCAAATAGACCAACAACTCTCGCTGAAGATGTGTCATGTCAGTCACCTGACAGTAGTAACAAGGAACACCCAACAAATACTGGGCTAGAAGGATATGATTCCTCCAAAAAATACG GGGAGGAGTATATCCGTGAAGTCACCGCTTTCCAATGTTTTTTGTGCGGACGTCGATTCTGGCAGCAAGATGAGGTGGAGCATCACTGCCGTAGCCAGGGCCATTTCACCAACTATCAG AAGTGCAAATTGAATctggatgatgatgatgatgatgatgaagacgaTAAATAA
- the LOC117303375 gene encoding microsomal glutathione S-transferase 1-like: MSTDDQVSLLSFDNEVFRLYAWYATAVTVKMMLMSIYVSQYRLRRKVVENPEDVRGDKVKAFRRDEDIERGRRCHRNDMENIPPFLIVGLLYVLTGPTVYNATWYFRVFAGSRFFHTVAYLLPLPQPSRALGFFVGWCTIVSMAINVLKTGQM; this comes from the exons ATGTCGACCGATGATCAAGTTTCCTTATTATCATTCGACAATGAGGTGTTTCGTCTGTATGCTTGGTATGCCACAGCAGTGACGGTGAAAATGATGCTCATGTCGATATACGTCTCTCAATACCGACTTAGAAGAAAG GTTGTTGAAAACCCCGAAGATGTTCGTGGCGACAAAGTAAAAGCTTTCAGAAGAGATGAAGATATTGAACGTGGTAGAAG gtgtcaCCGCAATGACATGGAGAATATCCCTCCGTTCTTGATCGTGGGTCTCCTGTACGTCCTGACAGGCCCAACTGTTTACAATGCGACTTGGTACTTCCGCGTCTTCGCTGGGTCTCGGTTCTTCCACACCGTGGCATATCTCCTTCCCCTACCTCAGCCATCCCGGGCACTAGGCTTCTTTGTTGGTTGGTGCACCATCGTCTCAATGGCCATAAACGTTCTCAAAACTGGTCAAATGTAA